A genomic region of Staphylococcus roterodami contains the following coding sequences:
- a CDS encoding class I SAM-dependent methyltransferase — translation MSHYYDEDPSVSSNEQRIQYQVNQHLIHLITDNGVFSKDRVDYGSDVLIQTFLKAHPPGPSKRIADVGCGYGPIGLMIAKVSPHHTITMLDVNHRALALVEKNKKLNDIDNVIVKESDALSAVENESLDFVLTNPPIRAGKKTVHRIFEQAFDKLDANGELFVVIQKKQGMPSAKKKMEVLFGNVEVLNKDKGYYILRSIKA, via the coding sequence ATGAGTCATTACTATGATGAAGACCCAAGTGTAAGTAGCAATGAGCAACGAATTCAATATCAAGTGAATCAACATCTTATCCATTTAATTACTGACAATGGCGTTTTTTCAAAAGATCGAGTGGACTACGGATCAGATGTTCTCATTCAAACTTTTTTAAAAGCACATCCACCTGGACCGAGTAAAAGAATAGCTGACGTTGGATGTGGATATGGTCCTATAGGTTTGATGATTGCAAAAGTATCTCCGCATCATACGATTACTATGCTAGATGTGAATCATAGAGCACTTGCTTTAGTTGAGAAAAACAAAAAATTAAATGACATTGACAATGTAATTGTAAAAGAAAGCGATGCTTTATCTGCAGTAGAAAATGAAAGTTTAGATTTTGTATTGACTAATCCACCGATAAGGGCAGGTAAGAAAACCGTACATCGTATTTTCGAACAAGCATTTGACAAATTGGACGCAAATGGAGAATTATTTGTTGTTATACAGAAAAAGCAAGGAATGCCATCTGCAAAGAAAAAAATGGAAGTGCTTTTTGGAAATGTAGAAGTGCTGAATAAAGATAAAGGATATTATATTCTAAGAAGCATAAAAGCTTGA
- the rplL gene encoding 50S ribosomal protein L7/L12: MANHEQIIEAIKEMSVLELNDLVKAIEEEFGVTAAAPVAVAGAAGGADAAAEKTEFDVELTSAGSSKIKVVKAVKEATGLGLKDAKELVDGAPKVIKEALPKEEAEKLKEQLEEVGATVELK; the protein is encoded by the coding sequence CAAATCATTGAAGCGATTAAAGAAATGTCAGTATTAGAATTAAACGACTTAGTAAAAGCAATTGAAGAAGAATTTGGTGTAACTGCAGCTGCTCCAGTAGCAGTAGCAGGTGCAGCTGGTGGCGCTGACGCTGCAGCAGAAAAAACTGAATTTGACGTTGAGTTAACTTCAGCTGGTTCATCTAAAATCAAAGTTGTTAAAGCTGTTAAAGAAGCAACTGGTTTAGGATTAAAAGATGCTAAAGAATTAGTAGACGGAGCTCCTAAAGTAATCAAAGAAGCTTTACCTAAAGAAGAAGCTGAAAAACTTAAAGAACAATTAGAAGAAGTTGGAGCTACTGTAGAATTAAAATAA